The Halomonas sp. 'Soap Lake #6' genomic sequence CCTCCAGATGATTCACATCGCCTAAGAACTCAAACACAAAGCGGTTTTTCGGCGAGCGGTAGAGCTTGTCAGGTGTATCGATCTGCTCAATACGACCATTGCTCATCACCACAACACGGTCAGATAGCTCCAGCGCCTCTTCTTGGTCGTGGGTGACAAACACACTGGTGAAGTTTAGTTCTTCATGCAGCCGACGCAGCCAGCGGCGCAGGTCCTGGCGTACTTTGGCATCAAGTGCGCCAAATGGCTCATCAAGTAGCAGCACATCAGGTTCAACGGCCAGGGCGCGGGCAAGCGATACGCGCTGTTGCTGGCCACCAGAGAGCTGGGCAGGCAAGCGGTTTGCCAAGTGCTGCAGCTGCACCATTTCCAGTAGCCTGAATACCCGAGCACGAATCTCACCGCTTGAAGGGCGGCGTTTTTTAGCCATGACGGTGAGGCCAAATGCGACGTTATCGTACACGCTCATATGGCGAAACAGCGCGTAGTGCTGGAAAACAAAGCCAATACGGCGGTCGCGCACGTGCACATTGGTCACGTCACGGTCGCCAAAGATAATCTTGCCCGGTGTAGGCGAGCGGTCAGCGCTCTCAAGCCCAGCAATAATACGCAGCAGGGTGGTTTTGCCTGAGCCAGAAGGACCTAGCAAACCGACAA encodes the following:
- a CDS encoding sulfate/molybdate ABC transporter ATP-binding protein, translating into MSIRLESIAKHFGNTQALEPTNLDIQEGELVGLLGPSGSGKTTLLRIIAGLESADRSPTPGKIIFGDRDVTNVHVRDRRIGFVFQHYALFRHMSVYDNVAFGLTVMAKKRRPSSGEIRARVFRLLEMVQLQHLANRLPAQLSGGQQQRVSLARALAVEPDVLLLDEPFGALDAKVRQDLRRWLRRLHEELNFTSVFVTHDQEEALELSDRVVVMSNGRIEQIDTPDKLYRSPKNRFVFEFLGDVNHLEGRVQNGVLTCGDAHLNVELPDGDEELLLRPHEVRLTEQPSPESHLPVTITAISPVGAEVRVELEADWLAKPWLATVRHADFERLEMRRGQRLFAHPRQWHRFKDKTSQPTEQTHAA